From the genome of Pukyongia salina, one region includes:
- a CDS encoding MerR family transcriptional regulator, translating into MTVKTQFSIKDLEHLSNVKAHTIRIWEKRYNLLQPSRTDTNIREYDLHNLKKLLNVTFLYNEGIKISKIAKLSEAEINQLVLDHGTTNTKDFAIKTFISAMLDFDARLFTTTFDSLSAKKSFRRIFFDVFLPLLDEIGILWQTGTIDPSHEHFISELVKQQVILKTEKVQRKKAKHDNVIFTLYLPFKEIHEIGLLYINYELLNAGYKTIYLGNNLSLDSLKYVVKHHKNVKFVSYFTVKPDKQSLLDYTQKFNEKIGGEKKFDLWLLGHKTKDLNGHKLDKNFTVFSQLTDFLAKLETLKKS; encoded by the coding sequence ATGACCGTAAAAACGCAATTCAGCATCAAGGACCTTGAGCATTTAAGCAATGTGAAGGCTCACACCATCCGAATATGGGAAAAGCGATATAATTTACTACAACCCAGTCGGACCGACACCAACATCAGAGAATACGACCTTCACAACCTGAAGAAATTACTCAATGTCACTTTTTTATATAATGAAGGAATAAAGATCTCTAAAATCGCTAAACTAAGTGAGGCAGAGATCAACCAACTTGTATTGGATCACGGTACCACCAACACCAAGGATTTCGCCATTAAAACATTCATCTCTGCGATGCTCGATTTCGACGCCAGGCTTTTTACCACGACCTTCGATTCGCTTTCGGCCAAAAAATCATTCCGGCGGATATTCTTCGATGTATTCCTCCCGTTGCTGGATGAAATTGGTATCCTTTGGCAAACCGGAACCATCGATCCCTCACACGAACATTTTATATCCGAATTGGTAAAACAGCAAGTGATCCTGAAAACAGAAAAAGTTCAGCGAAAAAAAGCCAAACACGACAACGTGATCTTTACACTTTACTTACCATTTAAAGAGATCCATGAGATCGGACTCCTATACATCAACTACGAATTATTAAACGCTGGCTATAAAACCATTTATCTGGGGAACAATCTTTCCCTGGATAGTTTAAAATACGTCGTGAAACACCATAAGAATGTAAAATTTGTATCCTACTTTACTGTTAAACCCGATAAGCAAAGTCTCTTGGATTATACCCAAAAGTTCAACGAAAAAATTGGAGGTGAAAAGAAATTCGACCTATGGCTTCTAGGGCATAAAACCAAGGACCTTAACGGACATAAACTGGATAAGAATTTTACAGTTTTCTCTCAACTAACAGATTTTCTCGCGAAACTTGAAACATTAAAAAAATCATAA
- a CDS encoding shikimate kinase — MNLVLIGYMGSGKSAVGRALAQTLDFQFNDLDQLIEQSESQTIAGIFQTKGEIYFRKKEAEAIRDVLSKNKKVVLATGGGTPCYGNTMDFLLQQPNVSTIYLKTSLEVLTGRLFIEKESRPLIAHLKSTEDLNDFIRKHLFERTAVYERANEIVITDGLEVTEIVREIIARLF; from the coding sequence ATGAATTTAGTGCTTATTGGTTATATGGGAAGTGGGAAATCTGCGGTTGGCAGGGCACTTGCTCAAACACTGGATTTTCAATTCAACGATCTCGACCAACTCATAGAGCAAAGCGAGAGCCAGACCATAGCCGGTATTTTTCAAACCAAAGGCGAAATTTATTTCAGAAAAAAAGAAGCTGAAGCCATTCGAGATGTGCTTTCAAAGAATAAAAAAGTAGTTCTAGCCACCGGGGGTGGCACTCCCTGCTACGGAAATACTATGGATTTTCTTTTGCAACAACCCAATGTTTCCACCATCTACCTGAAAACCTCCCTTGAAGTTTTAACCGGACGATTGTTCATAGAAAAAGAATCGAGACCGTTAATTGCTCATTTGAAAAGTACCGAAGACCTGAACGATTTTATAAGAAAGCATCTTTTTGAACGTACTGCCGTATACGAACGGGCCAACGAGATAGTGATCACAGATGGCCTGGAAGTAACAGAGATAGTTCGTGAGATAATCGCCCGGTTATTCTAA
- a CDS encoding phosphoribosyltransferase family protein: MEEQTVILDKTQIDHKLKRMAYQVYEANINEKEVVIAGIESNGFLLAKKLKRLVERISPITVILCKVTIDKQKPTNPVKTSIDPDDYTNKSLILVDDVLHSGTTLIYGVKHFLEVPLKQFKTAVLVDRNHKKYPIKADFKGISLSTSLNENVAVIFERNNDRAILE; the protein is encoded by the coding sequence ATGGAGGAACAAACTGTTATCCTGGACAAGACACAAATAGACCATAAATTAAAACGGATGGCCTATCAGGTTTATGAGGCTAATATCAACGAGAAAGAAGTTGTTATTGCGGGCATAGAGAGCAATGGCTTTTTGCTCGCCAAGAAATTAAAGCGTCTGGTTGAACGTATATCTCCTATAACTGTGATACTTTGCAAGGTAACTATAGACAAACAGAAACCTACCAACCCGGTAAAAACCTCTATAGATCCAGATGATTATACCAACAAATCACTAATCCTTGTGGACGACGTATTGCATAGTGGTACAACGTTGATATATGGTGTAAAACACTTCCTGGAAGTTCCTTTAAAGCAGTTTAAAACAGCGGTTCTGGTAGACAGGAATCACAAGAAATATCCTATTAAGGCAGATTTTAAAGGGATCTCTCTATCTACTTCTCTAAATGAAAATGTCGCGGTGATCTTCGAAAGGAATAACGACCGGGCTATTTTAGAATAA
- a CDS encoding RNA-binding S4 domain-containing protein, giving the protein MRIDKYLWCLRYYKTRSNATRACKKGAVSVNQSSVKPSREVYPGDTIVLRKNQINYSLEVLDLPDSRLGAKLVDIYRKDTTPKEAFESKELLKYSRDYYRKKGVGRPTKKDRRDLEDFTDSDGE; this is encoded by the coding sequence ATGAGGATCGACAAATATTTATGGTGTCTCCGCTATTATAAAACAAGGAGTAACGCAACCAGGGCATGTAAGAAAGGAGCGGTTTCTGTAAACCAGAGTAGCGTGAAGCCGTCCAGGGAGGTATATCCAGGCGATACTATCGTGTTACGCAAGAACCAGATAAATTATTCCCTTGAAGTGCTAGATCTGCCTGATAGCAGACTGGGTGCTAAACTTGTGGATATCTATAGAAAGGATACAACTCCTAAAGAAGCATTCGAGAGCAAGGAATTATTAAAATATTCCAGGGACTATTATCGTAAAAAAGGGGTTGGAAGGCCCACTAAAAAAGACCGCAGGGATCTTGAAGATTTTACCGATAGTGATGGCGAATAA
- a CDS encoding FKBP-type peptidyl-prolyl cis-trans isomerase encodes MKKYLTFLSLALLLSALTTSCGNDDNPEDNFIPARDRAEEAPLSQAIIEEYLDTHFYNYEEFANPPADFDYQIKFDTIEGANANKIPLSQQVSFKMAKDRLKDGLEYKLYYLKVREGDGDRPEFPDIATITYDGIFINKEETTIDYTRRFDASTIPVRFDMTAIVNGLQDALVEFKGATEIITNPDGSVSFEGYGIGAVFMPAGLGYYVDPPVTSSIPTYAQLIFAFHLYENEMGDQDGDGVPSVVEDLNGNKLEEDDDTDGDSLPNYADADDDNDGRPTSDEIEIDGNGNITYPDEDGDGIPDYLDADS; translated from the coding sequence ATGAAAAAATACCTTACTTTTCTTTCTCTGGCACTTTTGTTGTCTGCCTTGACCACTTCTTGTGGTAATGACGATAATCCTGAGGATAATTTTATCCCTGCCAGGGATAGAGCTGAAGAAGCCCCGCTTTCCCAGGCGATCATTGAAGAGTACCTGGATACGCACTTTTATAATTATGAGGAATTTGCCAATCCACCGGCCGATTTCGATTATCAGATAAAATTCGACACCATCGAAGGCGCCAATGCCAATAAGATCCCTCTTAGCCAGCAAGTATCTTTTAAAATGGCGAAAGACAGATTAAAAGATGGGCTGGAGTATAAATTATATTACCTAAAAGTTAGAGAGGGCGATGGAGATCGTCCCGAATTTCCTGATATCGCTACAATCACTTATGATGGTATCTTTATAAACAAAGAAGAAACAACTATCGACTACACCCGAAGATTCGATGCTTCCACTATCCCGGTTCGTTTCGATATGACGGCTATAGTAAACGGATTACAGGACGCTCTGGTAGAATTTAAAGGAGCCACCGAAATTATAACCAACCCAGATGGTTCGGTGAGTTTTGAAGGCTATGGTATAGGTGCTGTGTTCATGCCGGCAGGGCTGGGATATTATGTCGACCCGCCAGTGACTTCCTCTATTCCAACCTATGCCCAGCTCATATTCGCCTTTCATCTTTATGAGAATGAAATGGGTGACCAGGATGGGGATGGTGTTCCTTCAGTAGTTGAAGATCTTAATGGAAATAAACTGGAAGAAGACGATGATACCGATGGGGATTCGCTTCCTAATTATGCCGATGCCGACGACGACAATGACGGCAGACCAACCAGTGATGAAATAGAAATCGACGGAAATGGCAACATAACCTATCCGGATGAAGACGGAGATGGTATCCCGGATTACCTGGATGCGGATAGTTGA